The following nucleotide sequence is from Euleptes europaea isolate rEulEur1 chromosome 3, rEulEur1.hap1, whole genome shotgun sequence.
atggggaggggggcgaacacaagaccttggaaggctggtgcagcgccgggggggggggcgagccaggcgccgccgccgcttctcccccGAAGACgagcccggccggccggccgcgctCCCCCCGACTCACCGACGGTGGTGATCAAGGTGCTGCAGAAGAAGAAGGCGGAGGCGAAGTCCCAGTTGGACGGGGCGGCCGAGGCGTTGCGCAGCAGGGCCACGCCGTGGCGGTTGGCGCTCAGGACGGCGCCCAGGAAGCGCTCGAGGGCGGCCTCCGGCAGGCACGGGCTGCTCGCCAGGAAGGCCGCCTTGAGCTCCCGCAGCTCGGCCCGCAGGCGGCTCTCGTAGGGCCGCTCGACGGCCGAGATGACCAGCGCGCCCAGCAGCAGGTAGCCGCCGTAGCCCAGCGCGAAGAACGTCAGCAGGGCGCAGCGCCGCATGGCCCGACGGCGCAAGGGGAGGCCAGGCGGGGAAGGCGCAGCGACGCCAGCAGCAGCCGCGGCCGCCGCCCCACCCCGTCTCCGGCCGGCGCGCGGCGGGCGAGCCTCTTAGGCGGCGGCCAAGCCCCTCCCGTCGGGCGGGGCTCCCGCGGCACGGGGCAGGAGCCGAGCCCCGCCGGCCGGGAGGGCGCTGCGCTCGGCTGGAGCCAGCCGCCCCTGGCCGTCGGGGGTCCCGCGCGCCCCAGCCCGGGGCTCTGCTGGAGCAGTCCGCCAGGGACCGCGGGAGCGCGGCTGGCCGGCCGGGCTCGTCTTCGGGGGAGAAGTTTAGCAAACTCGGGGAGGGCTGCGCTCCCTCCCCCCAGAGTGACCCCCTCCCCGTCCAAGGACGGCTGCAGGGCACCAGAATCCCTCCGTAACCCTCCTCTGGGAAACGGGGCAGGCTTCAGGCGCTGCTGGGCTGGGTTGCATTTCTGGTGCCAGGGCTCGCCCCTCTCTCTCTGAAATCTCCACAGTCCCACAGATAAGGCTGTGTGGACCACACGTGGCTGCGGGGCAGGGGACCGGGTCCTCCCTCTCCCCAGTCACTGTTTCTGGCCACATCCCCCTCTTGCGGGAGCAATgcaggggtggggcagggggcacCAACGAAGGGCAGCAGCCTGGAGCCCCTCCATGCACACCTGGGGCCAGTCTGTTTCCAGCGACCCCCGAACACCAATACATCTGCCACCTCCCCTTGTGAAAGGAACGGTGACGCAAGGCCTaccaaggcccccccccccgctgtggctTGCATCCCACCCCCGCTCAGGGTTGCCCAGCAGCCTCAGCCTGAGTCAGGTTAGCAGCCGGGATTAGGGCTGGAGTGGCACCAGCCCAAAGGGAGGGCGGAACATGACCCACCGGAGACAGAAAACTGGGTGTTGGGCAAATTCCAGGGAGACCAGACTGCCCAGTCTTCTCAGCTTAGCTGTACCGTGTTGGGGGCGGGAGAGAGAAGGCTGGCTTGTTTGTCTGCACTATGAGGAAGTAAGAATGGAGGCAAGAGATAACCGTCACCCGGGGGTGACTGGCCCCACGGCCAGGCCAGCGCAAAGGGACAAGATAATTCTGCCAAGAGGCTGCTGGACTCGGCCAGGGTCCTCTTCTGCAGAGCAAGGGAGTCCTGTGCCCCGGCAATCCCCCCAGCCCCGAGGGTCCGACAGTCCACTGTCTATTGACAGAAAGGCATGGAGGACGGCTGACAACACATCACATGCCTGTCCTGGGGCACAGCTGGGCCTCTCAGCTGGCTCACAGCAAGACTGGAACGGACCACCCTGCACAGTGGGGGAGGGCTGGGCTTCCTGCGACCATACTGGGATCCTGGCCCCTTTGCTGATCCAGTTCTGGAGTTTgcaagggagggcagggaggctttctcctctcccctccccaagcagctgGTATTGAGAAGTATTCTGTGTCTATGCAGGGAGCTTCCATTGAGTCACCTTGGCTTACAGCCAATGGTGGATGGGCCTCTCATTCAAGAAGTGGCCTGATTCTTTTCAAAAACCAGCCAGCCTAGTGCCCATCAGTATCTACAAGCTTTGCCTTTTACAAATTGTTAACACCTGTTAAGACAGAACGGCTTCTTTTAGCCAGGATATTTTGCTTCCAGTCCTGTTCCTGATAGTCCcaagcacagagtttgccttttttatgACTACTGCTGCAGACGGATAttattattcaaaacatttattagccaccttttttACCTTACAGAACACATGCCAGCTTACAATATaggtaaaatacataaaatacattaaaaattaatatcacaatttaggactgctaaTAAACAAATCAAATGTAGCCCTAAATAAATCAGTCTTCAACTGCTtcctgaagatcaaaagtgagtGGGCCAGGCTCACTTCCCTGGGGagtttgttccataatcgtggggctgccaccaaaaaggccctctttcATCTACCCACCAAATGAGTTCTTTGACTGATGAGCCAGGAGAGCCTCTTCCTGTGATTTTAATTCATTCCCAGAAAGGAACATACGGGAGAAGAATCTTAGAGTTggtaggggccatacaggccatctagtccaaccccctgcttaatgcaaaaTCAGCCTAGAgtgtccctgacaagtgtttgtccagcctctgcttaaaaactgcccgtgagggggagctcaccacgtccctaggtagctgattctgtcaaacaactcttactgtaacaaTTTCCCCCCCATAATATCCAAACCGGTACCTTTCTATCTCattcttgcaagtcctatcctctgctgccaataggaacaccCCCCTgtcctcctctgagtgacagcccttcaaatacttcaagagagcaatcatgtccccactcaacctcactcccaagtccctcagcctttcctcatagggcttggtctccaggcccaggatcatcctcgtcgctctcctctgcaccagctcgattctgtccacatcctttttgaagtgaggcccccagaactgcacacaatactccaagtgcggcctgaccaatgcagtgtacagcggaactatgaaatcttgcgatttggattttatgcctctgttgatacaacccaagattgcattagccttttttgtcactgcatcacactggctgctcatatttaacttatggtccacccacaCCCAAAGATccagttcacacacactgctacccagaagtgtatccactatccagtatgtgtgttcctcatttttgttacataGATGTGGAACTCAGTATTTATCCTTgcgaattgcatcttgttcacatccggcTACTTTCCCAGTGTGTTTAGATCTCTAGCTTCTGGTGTCTttgctgcttctcccaatttggtatcatctgcaagacagtccttcagatatcctATCCCAAGCCATGAAgagctttaaaagtcaaaaccagcaccttgagttgGGCTCGGGAGtagatcagtagccagtgtaattgctccAGTATTGGGGTCACATGCTCTTGGTGGGGGGTCCCAACCAGCAATCTAGCCACagcctttatttttctttataccCCGCCATTTCCCAAGCAAGTCAGGCTAGATGGCAACTCAGCTCGAAACTCCTTactagctgggggagggggcacatatagatgttgaaaagcaacaTCAAGGTGCCCTAGTGGGACCCTGAATACCCAGGGTTGTCATATCGAGACCCTCTTCCCCAATGCCACTCTCTATCCCCGAACTTGGAGAAACGAAATCAGCCACTGCAAGACTGTCCCACATAATCTGTTGTCTGCGAGGCGATGGGTCAACAGATCATGGTTAACTGTGTCAAACGCTGCTGAGATCTAACAACAGCAGCACAGACCAGCCCAATCCAGCTGTCTATGGAGATAGTCTGAGAGAGGGACCAGCACAGTTTCCGCCCCATGGCCAGGTCGCAAGCCAGACTGGTATGGATTCAGGACCGATGTGTCCTCCAGGGAAGCCTGAAACTGCTCCACCACCGCCCATTCAACTACCTTACCCACGAACAACAGATTCGAatttgcagcttccaaacactcttcaagggtagccccaagtagagcacattgcaatagtccagagTATTGATATAACTACAgcatggatcattgtggctagatctgactgatcCAGGAATGGATGCAACTGATGCACCACGTGGTGCTGGACAAACGCACTCGAAGCCGCCGCAGCAGCCTGGTTTTCTAGGGTGACCGCTGTGCCAAGCAGCGcacccaagctgcaaacctggcttttctaGGGAGAATAACCCATGCAAGACAGGAGAAATCTGAAGCCTCAGGTCTGCCTTTCTATTAACCCAGAAAACCTCTCTTATCAGGACTGTCTccttaattaaattaaattttcttTGAGCTACCCTCCACAAAACCCGAAGTCCTCTTTCCTGGTCAGTCACTGCCAGTTCGGACCCCATCAGAACTGTTAATCCGGCACGTTTGGTTCTGAATTGGCCCAGTTACAGTCCCTGTTTTTGAACATAATGGATTTGGGACTCTGGCTCTGTGTACTTTGCCATCTGTGACTTTTGCTGAGGCTaacgcacagcgtgtctggacaCACATACCCCCAGCGTTCTTTACCCTTACATGCATTTAACCTCATTTGCTACACTGATGTCAAGATACCCAGTTTGGAAAGCTCCCCTTAGAACTCTTAACGCTGTGTGATGATTGGTTCTCACCGTCCCAAACAATCTGCTGTCATCACTGCAAACCCGGCCCCTCTGCCGCTCACCCCCAATCCCAGATCATTTATTACATCCTTGTACAGCACCGACCCCCAGGGCTGCTcgcttggttcccttgggagaatcccccctctctctccaacCTCCTCCTCCGTTCAGGTCAATCTCCTCAATGCAGGCCCTGTTCTCTCACCAGTTAGGGAGTTCAAGTCCACAATGTCTACCGGCTCAGCACCCCTCCTCCAGGCGCTTGTTTACACTACCAGAAGCTGGGAGCGATGCCACTCCCCTTTGGCAAAGCCGGGCTGGTGTCGCAGCCGCCCTTCTCTGCCCAGGGGCTCCTGAGCTCTGTTCCCAAGGAAGAGCTGCTGGGCAGCCGCTGGATCCCTTTCCAGCCCATCGGCAAAACACGGATTCCAAAGCTCACCAGGTTGCcctaggggtcggcaaactcattagtcaaaagagccaaatatcaacagtacaacgattgagatttcttttgagagccaaatttcttaaacttaaactatatattggttcttgtaggttatccgggctgtgtaaccgtggtcttggaattttctttcctgacgtttcgccagcagctgtggcaggcatcttcagaggagtaacactgaaggacagtgtctctcagtgtcaagtgtgtaggaagagtaatatatagtcagaaaggggttgggtttgagctgagtactgtcctgcaaaagtaatgtgctaatcactgtcctgtaagtatcaagataatgtgctaatgagggtgtggtatgttaatatggaaccattgtatcctgaagtgatctgttaatgtgtgtaatccaaagctaatctgcatggctattgttgaatgttgtctttgttagtctggaggttttcagaacaggacttcagtgccacagagtccaattgccagaacagccattttctccaagtgaaatgatctctattggctggagaccagctgtaatagcaggagatctccagcctggaggttggcaacccccaagatgccacaagcccccccccggggggggagggttgcGAGCTGCTTCCccgagctggggggtgggggagaaagggcagCCCTCTACAGTCCACCGTGGCAGCGAGAGACGCGGGTCCAGGAGCGTCCCGACGTTTCTTTCGTGGGTTCACTGCCTCAGAAGCCATGGAGAGGAGATCGCAGCCCGTGTTCTTGTCGGCCTTTCGCCGTTAACCCCTTCGCCCTCTCTCTCCCTGCGATGCTAGCTGTCTCCTTGCAGGGATTCCTCCTGCATTCAAACACCCCGGGCCTTCCCGCAGGCCCGTCATCGTCACCAGGCTGGCCCTCGCCGGGCGCAGAGTCCTCCCTGAGGGGCGGCAGAGGGACCAGGCccgactcccccacccccgcggGCCTTCCGCCAGGCCCATCCCAGCAGGCCGCCCTCCCGTCTCCTAGCAACAGCGCCTACTTCCGCCCCCGTGGTTTCCAGGGCGCGGCGCGGCGAGACGTCATCGCGGCGCGGCGCCCGTCCTCGGCGCGCGTCTGACGTCATCGCGGCGCGCTGGCTGGGCCGTTGTCGCGGGGAGCCTCTGGGGTGGCCCGCAGCAGCCATGAGCGCGGCCGGCGGCGGAGCCGGGCCAGGCCGGGCGCGTAGGTGTCGCGTGACGGGGTCCCGCGCGGGGCTCCTGGGGAGGAGAGGCCACGCCTTCTGGGCGGGCGCCGGGGGCTCCCTTCCCACGCCCGCCTTGCGAGGTAGGCCTTGCGACGCCCTCTGTCGGTCCTTGCAGCTGCCAAGCGCCGCCTGCCCGCCGTGCCGCCGCAGCCCTCGACGCCTCCGCCGCAGCTCTTCGACGACACCAGCGCCGCCGCCCGCCTGGCCGACCCCGTTTCCAGCTTCGCCGTGGCCTACGGCAGCTCCTTGGCCACGCAGGGAAAGCAGCTCGTGGACCGGAACGTGAGTGCGGCTCGGGGCGGGGCAGCTCTtggccactcccccctccccccgcctggTGGTGACCCCCCCTCCCTGTCGCCCCCTCGGCAGATCGACCGCTTCATCCCCGTGACCAGGCTGAAGTACTACTTCGCAGTCGACACCCTCTATGTGGGCAGGAAGctcggcctcctcctcttccctttcctgcaCCAGGtgagctggggggcgggagagcCAGccgaatccacacacacacacctgacttctcccccccccctcctgaagtgccctggttgtcttatagagtccaatgaagacaactaggaggaggttaaaaagagccacagttctttatttagcttaacacagacctgggggtgaaataacccacaaataagatgtgcagagtgactcacccgagaaacaaaggaaagtcagtatcatttatgcattcgcatggggcaggcccacggctgctgacaagcagattgatacacaaaagcaccaatgcacattaagtgtctgtgtgtgtgtaaagcgctgtcaagtcgcagccgacttatggcgacccctttttggggttttcatggcaagagactaagagaggtgccttcctctgcacagtgccagtgccttcctctgcacagcaaccctggactttcttggtggtctcccatccaaatactaaccagggctgaccctgcttagcttctgagatctgacgagatcaggctagcctgggccatccaggtcaggaccactaagtgtctacttcactctaattagcacagccatagatattggccgaaggctgtctctaagcaagttctgggtcttgtgatcttagtaactagaaaccacatacctaaagatgaaggtaattcagagctctctactggtgaaaggccgtaccaagcacagagagcatgatttatTGGTTCATgtctcccggatgccaacttcccaaagcttccatgtgtgtgcgtatgaatacatagtgttctaaaccagcccttatatctgggcattacactccGCATGTCCCGCTCTTGCTGACCTCCGGACCACCTGagcctgcagctgcagggagcatCTTTCTGGAGCCGCTGGGTGGCAGGCGCCtggagtggcgggggggggggctggagtggtGAGATCTGAgatcaaatccctgcttgccatgAGAGGTGCTGAGACTCGACACCACCACCTCTCTCAGGCTCAGCAACTTGTTGAGGGGAGGCCCAGGAGTTTCCAGGAGTAAGGGCAGAATACGAGCGCCCAACCTCTGTGTTCATTTTGGCAGGACTGGCAGTTGCGCTACCAGCAGGACACGCCCGTGGCCCCCCGCTTTGATATCAATGCCCCAGACCTCTACATTCCAGGTACTGCCTGTTCCgttcctccagggtggctggcaGGGCCTGCTTCTGGGTTCCAGTCACCCCTCTGCCAGTGCGTTGCCGCTGGTGGGAAGAGGCCTCTCGCCCGCGAGGGCATGGCTAATGCCCCTTGTTCTTCCGCAGTCATGGCGTTCATCACTTACATCCTGGTGGCAGGGCTGGCTCTGGGAACACAGAACAGGTGAGAATGGGGGGATTGCCTCATACCTGCCCCTGCCCCATTGACCCCGCATGCACTCCCATCGTCCCCTTTGCTGGGAGCAGAGATccatgagagagagggagggcagggcctGTGAACCGCTTAGGGTCCCACACCCTCCCCGAAGCAGTTGTGGGCTGGATCCAATGCCCCACTGCCACTCTCAGAGGTTTGCCTGCCAGGGCCTGGCTGCCTTCTCAAAGCCTCCCTTCACAGCtcatgctccctccctccccacgcaGGTTCTCCCCCGACCTGCTGGGCTTGCAGGCCAGCTCAGCCTTGGCGTGGCTGATTGTGGAAGTCTTGGCTGTCCTTTTGAGCCTCTACCTCGTGACGGTCAACACCGATTTGACCACGATTGATTTGGTCGCCTTCTCAGGATACAAATATGTGGGGTGAGTGGAGCAGAACACAGCAGCCCTGGGGCAGCCCAGCCTGGAGGGACTGGCAGGCACAGCTGCCCCTCTACCCTCTCAAGCAGATGGGGAGGTGAGGTGGGACAGGCTGGTGATGCTTCCTGACCCCCTTCCTCCTGTGCCAGGATGATCGTGGGCCTCGTGGCCGGGCTGCTGTTTGGAAAGACCGGCTACTTCCTGCTGCTGAGCTGGTGCTGCCTCTCCATCTTTGTCTTCATGGTAAGAGTGCGCTGGGCGTCTTCACAGGgccaggggggggggtttggcaggAGTCCTCTTCTCCACTTCCTCAGTGTTCCCTGCCCACCATGGCAGGccatgttcctccccccaccaccaccttttgcTGGTCCTTTTCTCAGCACCTGTTTCTTCCTGCCCCAGATCCGGACCCTGCGCTTAAAGATCTTGTCTGAGGCCGTCGCAGAAGGGGTGTTGGTGCAGGGGACTAAGAACCAGCTCCGCATGTACCTGACGATGGCCGTGGCCGGCCTGCAGCCAATTTTCATGTACTGGCTAACTTTCCACCTCGTCCGCTGAGGGCCCAGCTGAGGTTGGCTCAGGTCCAGccaggaggcagctgctgctggaaATCCACAAATGTCAGCCACCCTCCTCTTGGCCAGCAGCCATGCAGGGGACAATGTTAACGGACCACTTGGGACTTCCTGGCTGCCCATGGCTCAGGGCGGAATGGGTGTGACcggtgcccccccttccccccctccccccctccccccccctagTGTCTGTCTGTGTTCTTGCTCATTTGTGTGTCAGTATTACTGTggagggaatcccccccccccccactggtgctTGCTATTCTGTTAAATTCCGTAAGTTTGGATGGTGCCAGGTGGGCAACTTGTGTTCTGATATCAAGCAAATAAAGAGTGAAAACCCCACAACTGGGGCTGAGCAGCAGCTCTTTGCCtcttgaagggggagggggcagagatcatCTTTGTGGGCTGTGCTGGTTCCTCACCAACAGGAGCTGCCCTGGCCTCCCCACAGCAGCCCCCCCATCTGCTCATAGGGGCTTCAGTCGGTGGGAGGGATTCAGAGGGAGAAGAGAGATCAGGAACTGACCAGTGGCTAGAGTGGGGAGCTCAGGCCAACAGAGGGACAGAGATCCTTTCTCTGTTGCTTAGTTTTGTGGTACCTCCATCTTCCTGGGCTTAAAGGTGAGGTTTCTCTGCCTCCTCCCAC
It contains:
- the YIF1B gene encoding protein YIF1B, with protein sequence MSAAGGGAGPGRARRCRVTGSRAGLLGRRGHAFWAGAGGSLPTPALRAAKRRLPAVPPQPSTPPPQLFDDTSAAARLADPVSSFAVAYGSSLATQGKQLVDRNVSAARGGAALGHSPLPPPGGDPPSLSPPRQIDRFIPVTRLKYYFAVDTLYVGRKLGLLLFPFLHQDWQLRYQQDTPVAPRFDINAPDLYIPVMAFITYILVAGLALGTQNRFSPDLLGLQASSALAWLIVEVLAVLLSLYLVTVNTDLTTIDLVAFSGYKYVGMIVGLVAGLLFGKTGYFLLLSWCCLSIFVFMIRTLRLKILSEAVAEGVLVQGTKNQLRMYLTMAVAGLQPIFMYWLTFHLVR